One stretch of Alcaligenes faecalis DNA includes these proteins:
- a CDS encoding TRAP transporter small permease subunit, translating to MVLRLIDSTNEWIGRLISFIAIIFSTIIIYEVFMRYVMNQPTRWTFDVTKQLYGFYFLMLGAYALKHQAHVRVDLLINRFPPTVRKWTEIAGYLIFFFPFAWVFLTRSYDFAMRSLAQGETTYGAVQLPVYPLKMSMVLAAALLLLQGIAEVVRLLIQKEAPRHDA from the coding sequence ATGGTTTTGCGTCTAATCGACTCAACGAATGAATGGATAGGGAGGCTCATCTCCTTTATCGCCATTATTTTCTCCACCATCATTATTTACGAAGTGTTCATGCGCTACGTGATGAATCAGCCCACTCGCTGGACTTTTGACGTCACCAAGCAGCTGTATGGGTTTTACTTTCTGATGCTGGGTGCCTACGCGCTTAAACACCAGGCCCATGTCCGGGTGGATCTGCTAATCAACCGCTTTCCCCCCACTGTCCGCAAATGGACCGAGATTGCGGGCTATCTGATTTTCTTCTTCCCCTTTGCCTGGGTATTTCTGACTCGCAGCTACGATTTCGCCATGCGCTCCTTAGCTCAAGGTGAAACCACCTACGGCGCGGTGCAATTGCCCGTTTATCCCTTGAAGATGTCCATGGTTCTTGCCGCTGCACTACTGCTGTTGCAAGGCATTGCTGAAGTCGTCCGTTTGCTGATTCAGAAGGAAGCCCCCCGCCATGACGCCTGA
- a CDS encoding amino acid permease, with the protein MSQQHSSGLQRSLKNRHLQLIAIGGAIGTGLFMGSGRTISLAGPSVLFTYMIIGFFLFFVMRAMGELLLHNLEYKSFVDFSADILGPTMGYFLGWSYWFCWVVIGIADIVAITGYTQFWWPDIPLWLPGLACIAFLLIFNLLSAKLFGELEFWFALVKIIAIVALIGVGAYLLFTGFVGPTGEKASLTHLWDRGGMFPNGLHGFFAAFQIAIFAFVGIELVGTASAETADPAKNLPKAINKIPVRVIVFYVLALTAIMTVTPWDIVAPNKSPFVNMFLLIGVGAAAAIINFVVLTSALSSANSGMFSTGRMLYGLSKNKLAPEAFSQLSRNGTPRNGLIYSCALLLSSLFLLYAEGDVMRVFTIVTTVASICFIFVWAVILITYLKYRRIRPEAHAASSYKMPFAIPMCYLTLAFFAFALYLFSQEEETLIGLIATPFWFLALFICLPFYKKRMKQDLALGLAAQSVR; encoded by the coding sequence GTGTCTCAGCAACATTCATCTGGACTGCAGCGCTCGTTGAAAAACCGGCACCTGCAACTGATAGCAATTGGAGGCGCTATCGGTACAGGGCTATTTATGGGATCAGGCCGCACCATTAGCCTGGCCGGACCCTCGGTCTTGTTTACGTACATGATCATCGGGTTCTTTTTATTTTTTGTTATGCGGGCGATGGGGGAATTGCTCCTGCATAACCTGGAATACAAATCTTTTGTGGATTTCTCCGCCGATATTCTCGGGCCCACCATGGGCTACTTTCTGGGCTGGAGTTATTGGTTCTGCTGGGTAGTGATTGGTATTGCGGATATTGTCGCCATTACCGGCTATACCCAATTCTGGTGGCCGGACATTCCGCTCTGGTTACCCGGCCTGGCATGCATTGCCTTCTTGCTGATCTTTAACCTGCTGTCGGCCAAATTGTTTGGCGAGCTGGAGTTCTGGTTTGCTCTGGTCAAGATCATCGCCATTGTGGCCCTGATTGGTGTGGGTGCTTACTTGCTGTTCACCGGCTTTGTCGGCCCGACCGGCGAAAAAGCCAGCCTGACCCACTTGTGGGATCGCGGTGGCATGTTCCCCAATGGCCTGCATGGTTTCTTTGCCGCCTTCCAGATCGCCATCTTTGCTTTCGTGGGGATTGAGCTGGTGGGTACGGCTTCTGCTGAAACAGCGGACCCTGCCAAGAACCTGCCCAAAGCCATCAACAAGATTCCCGTTCGCGTGATTGTGTTTTACGTGCTGGCACTTACCGCCATCATGACCGTCACCCCCTGGGATATTGTTGCGCCCAACAAGAGCCCGTTTGTAAATATGTTCTTGCTGATTGGCGTGGGTGCCGCTGCAGCCATCATCAACTTCGTGGTGCTGACCTCGGCCCTGTCGTCCGCCAATAGCGGCATGTTCTCGACTGGCCGCATGTTGTACGGTCTGTCCAAGAACAAGCTGGCTCCCGAAGCATTCAGCCAGTTGTCGCGTAACGGCACCCCCCGTAATGGTCTGATCTATTCTTGCGCCCTTTTGCTGTCCAGCCTGTTCCTGCTTTACGCAGAAGGCGACGTGATGCGTGTGTTCACCATCGTGACCACCGTGGCCAGCATCTGCTTTATCTTTGTCTGGGCTGTAATTCTGATCACCTACCTGAAGTACCGTCGCATTCGCCCCGAGGCCCATGCCGCATCGAGCTACAAAATGCCCTTTGCGATTCCCATGTGCTACCTGACCCTGGCTTTCTTTGCCTTTGCGCTGTACTTGTTCAGCCAGGAAGAAGAAACCCTGATCGGTCTGATCGCCACGCCATTCTGGTTCCTGGCCCTGTTCATTTGCCTGCCTTTCTACAAGAAACGCATGAAGCAGGATCTGGCCCTGGGCCTGGCGGCGCAAAGCGTACGCTAA